In Oryctolagus cuniculus chromosome X, mOryCun1.1, whole genome shotgun sequence, a single window of DNA contains:
- the CYSLTR1 gene encoding cysteinyl leukotriene receptor 1 yields the protein MDEARNLTVSSASNNTCHDTIDDFRNQVYSTLYSMISVVGFFGNSFVLYVLIKTYHEKSAFQVYMINLAIADLLCVCTLPLRVVYYVHKGIWFFGDFLCRLSTYALYVNLYCSIFFMTAMSFFRCVAIVFPVQNINLVTQKKARFVCFGIWIFVILSSSPFLMAKSYKDEKNNTKCFEPPQNNEAKKHVIVLHYVSLFIGFIIPFVIIIVCYTMIILTLLKNSMKKNFSSRKKAIGMIIVVTTAFLISFMPYHIQRTIHLHFLHNETKSCDSVLRMQKSVVITLSLAASNCCFDPLLYFFSGGNFRRRLSTFRKHSLSSMTYVPKKKPSLPEKGEEICKE from the coding sequence ATGGACGAAGCCAGAAATCTGACAGTATCTTCTGCCAGTAATAACACATGCCATGACACTATTGATGACTTCCGTAATCAAGTGTATTCCACCTTGTACTCTATGATCTCCGTTGTGGGCTTCTTTGGAAATAGCTTTGTGCTCTATGTCCTCATAAAAACATATCATGAGAAATCAGCCTTCCAAGTATACATGATTAACTTAGCAATAGCAGATCTACTTTGTGTGTGCACACTGCCTCTCCGTGTAGTCTATTATGTTCACAAAGGAATTTGGTTCTTTGGTGACTTTTTGTGCCGCCTCAGTACCTATGCCTTGTATGTCAATCTCTATTGCAGCATCTTCTTCATGACAGCCATGAGCTTTTTCCGCTGTGTTGCAATTGTTTTCCCAGTCCAGAATATTAATTTGGTCACACAGAAAAAAGCCAGGTTTGTGTGTTTTGGAATTTGGATTTTTGTAATTTTGAGCAGTTCTCCATTTTTAATGGCCAAATCTtacaaagatgagaaaaataatacaaagtgCTTTGAGCCTCCTCAGAACAATGAAGCTAAAAAACATGTGATTGTCTTGCATTATGTGTCATTATTTATTGGCTTCATCATTCCTTTTGTTATTATAATTGTTTGTTACACAATGATCATTCTGACCTTACTAAAAAAttcaatgaagaaaaatttttcaAGTCGTAAAAAGGCTATAGGAATGATCATAGTTGTTACAACTGCCTTTTTAATCAGCTTCATGCCATATCATATTCAACGCACCATCCACCTTCATTTTTTGCACAATGAAACGAAATCCTGTGATTCTGTCCTTAGAATGCAGAAATCAGTGGTCATAACCTTGTCTCTGGCAGCATCAAATTGTTGCTTTGACCCCCTCCTATATTTCTTTTCAGGGGGGAACTTTAGAAGAAGGCTCTCTACATTTAGAAAGCATTCTTTGTCCAGCATGACTTATGTACCCAAGAAGAAGCCCTCCTTGccagaaaaaggagaagaaatatgTAAAGAATAA